Genomic segment of Rickettsiella endosymbiont of Xylota segnis:
AGCAAAAGCGTTAATTAAATGATCGACCGGATTTACCATTAAATGCACATCTAGAAAAGCCTGAGGGAGATGCTTGCGTAAAGCACTACAGACTAATGGACCGAAGGTTAAGTTGGGTACAAAATGATTATCCATAACATCGATATGCAAACTATTTGCACCTGCTTGCAATACCGCAACCGATTCCTTTGCTAAGCACCCCATATCTGCAGATAAAATAGAGGCGGAAATAGTTAAATCGTGCATTATATCCCCTTAGCAGCACAAATACGATCGTAAGCAGCCTTGATATTTTGAGTTTTCTCAGTCGCTATTTTTATCATTTCTTCAGGTAAACCCTTAGCTAATAATTTATCAGGATGATGTTGACTCATTTGTTTTCGATAGGCTTTTTTAATTTCGGCCGGCGATGCTTGTTCAGAGATGCCTAAGATAGCATAGGCGTCTCTTAGATTCAGCTGATGAGAAGAATGCGAGGATTGGTAATAGCCTTGTTGCCTCTGACCAGAAGACTGCTGCCGGAAAGCTTGCTCAAAATTGAATAGATGTTCAAAAAAGCTGAAATTGAGTGGTGCAAAACCTAAATATTGGCAGATTTTCTGCAATACTCTTTGTTTATCCGTTGTGAGATGACCTTCAGCCAAGGCGGTTTGCATTTGTATTTCTACGAAAAGCTTAAGTAACACCTTATTGCGATGACAAGCTTGGACCAGTTTTTTTAAGGTTTCTTCTAAATTAAAGGAAGCTTGTTTACCCTGATTAAAAAGGTCGATAGCCTTTTGGCGCATGGTTTCAGTAAGACCTAGGCGGTTCATTATGGCCCTGGCAGCTTGAATTTCTGCCTCCGAAACTCGACCATCTAGTTTTGCGATATGCCCCATTACTAAGAACGTGCTATCAAAAAAAACTTGTTGTGCTGCGCTTGGGTTGACAGAAGAGAAAGTCCAACCCTGGTTTTGATTAAGGCCACGATCAAAGAGGTGCCCAATGATGACGCCCAATATAAGCCCAAATGGCCCTCCAAGAAGGAAACCAAAAAACCCGCCGATGAGCTTGCCCCATATATTCATGCTAAAACCTAAATTCATAAAATTTTGCGTATAAGATTAACAGGATATTATCTTGTCTTAAAGTTGAATAAACGATAAGCTCGCCGTGAGAATATTTAATTATAATTTTATTAAGTCATGCGATTCTTATATACAATAATTTTTTATTTATTGTTGCCATTTATTTTATTGCGTTTATGGATAAAAAATCGTCAAATTCCCAATGGTTTACAATTTTGGCATGAACGTTTAGGGTTCGGTTTACGTCCTTTCTTACCAGGTGGGATTTGGGTACATGCCGTTTCAGTAGGTGAATCCTTGGCTGCGATACCACTAATCAAGCTTTTACAGCAACGTTATCCAGTTACTCCCATTATTGTGACTAATGAAACTAAAACTGGGGCTGAACGTATTCGCGTTGAATTAGGCGATAGCGTCACGCAGCTTTATTTTCCTTATGATTTACCCCTGGTCTTAAGGAGGTTCTTTAAGGCCCTGCAACCAAAATTGCTGATTCTAATAGAAACAGAACTTTGGCCTAACCTTCTAGTAAGCTGCCAGTTGTACCAAGTGCCAGTAGTCCTTGTCAATGCTCGATTATCTGAGCGTTCCGCTAAATCCTATCGACGTATTTTACCGCTCATGCATAAGATGTTAAACAGCATTAATATCATTGCTGCACAGTTTCAAGCGGATGCCGATCGCTTTATCGCTTTAGGTTTTCCAGCTGAAAAGATGCGGGTTACGGGAAGTCTTAAATTTGATTTGACACTTCCCCTAAATCTGACTGAACAGGCACAGCACTGGCGGAAAATCTGGGGAGAAAACCGGCCAGTTTGGATTGCTGCAAGCACTCATCCTGGTGAGGAAGAGCTTATTCTTCAAGCTTTTACCGAAGCGCGTCGTTTTTTTCCTGACTTACTATTAGTTTCTATACCACGACATGTGGATCGTGTTCCTCAATTGGAACAGCTATATAATAGCCAAACTTATAAGATTATCAAACGCAGCGATCATAATCAGTCTAAGATGAGTGATGTTGATATTTTTATCGGCGATACCATGGGAGAATTACTTATTTTTTATGCAGCAGCCGATCTTGCTTTTGTAGGTGGAAGTTTAGTGGAAAAAGGCGGGCAAAACCCTCTTGAGCCCGCTGCCATTGGCTTACCTATATTAACCGGTCCTTATACTTTTAATTTTGCAACGATTACTGAACAGCTGAAACTGCGACATGTGGAAATTCAGGTGACTAATGCTAAAGAGTTGGCAGAGCAAGTTATTGCTTTATTATCTGATCCAGAGCGACGCCAGCAAATGTCTCATGAAGCTAAAAAGTTTGTGGCAGAGAATAAAGGTTCTGTGTTAAAGCAAATGCAATTAATTGAAAATTTATTGATTTAAGTTGATTTTTTTATGTACTCTGGAATTACACAAGGTTTATTTGTTGTCAAGTCACTTATCAAGCGACCTGGATTATTCCATTATAGTGTCGCTTTAAATGAAGAGTTGGCAAAAGATTTAAAAATAGGTTCTAGTGTTTCTATTGATGGTGTTTGTCAAACCGTAGTTGCGATACGTGGATATGAAGTCAGCTTTGATGCGATGCAAGAAACTTTAGCCAAAACCACGTTGAATGAACTTTTTATTGGGAGAAAAGTCAGTGTGGAAAGAAGCATAGGTTTTGGTGATGAAATTGGAGGACATGAACTGAGCGGTCATATTTTTGAGACAGGGACGATAATCGATAAAAAAATCAATGGTGAGAGCGTATGTTTATCTATTCAAACTTCTGAAACGTGTTTTGCCTTTATCAAGCCGAAAGTTTATATAGCAGTGGATGGTTCCAGTTTAACTGTAGGTTTGACGGATAAAAAACAACATAGTTTTGAAGTGCATTTGATTCCCGAAACCTTACGTAAGACCAATTTTGGCAATAAAAATATTGGGGATAAGGTTAATATCGAACCTGATATGAAAACTATGTTGCTGGTTGAAACCGTGCAACATTATTTTTCCAATATTGATGACCGATTAACAGCGATAGAAAAAAAGTTAGAGCATTTCTTAACAAGCAGGCATTAAATTTAAAATAAAATAGCCAAAATATCAGTTAATTGTTTAATTGTATAAGTTGGATGAATGGCTAAGCAGGATTTTTTATCACCATATCCATATTCAGCCCAACAAGAGTCAGCGCCAATATTTTGCGCAAATAGTAAATCGGCTGGTGTATCGCCTATCATTAAGATCTGTCTCGGGCTTATATTTGCATATTTGGGTTTAATAAAATCGATATATGCCATAGGATCGGGTTTTTTTCTCAGTGTTTTAGTGTCGCCAATGACCATGACAATATATTGCTTTAATTGAAAACGTTCGAGTGCCGTGTTCACTGCGGCAACTGCTTTGTTGCTGACCACAATTAGAATGTAACCCGCTGCAAAAAGTTTGGCTAATACTTCGGCGGTTTTAGGAAATGGCGCACTTTTTTCTTCACCTTCAGCTAAATAAATGGTTTCGTAGGTACTTAATAAGTGATGGATTTGTTGCTGGGTAAGATCGGGGCTAAGAGTCTCTAAGCTTTTTTCCATACCTAAACCTGCACGGATGGTTTCATCGATGAAATCATGATTTGGTATCGTCATATGTAATGTTTCATAGGTACGCTTAATGCAGAAAAGTATGGCATTGTGTGTAGCGCAAAGTGTGCCATCAAAATCGAGAATAAGTAATTTATAGTTATTCATAAAGCTTTACTTATGTGAGAAGATCAAAGTTCACAGCTCCTATTAAAAGTGTAGCTGGATAAATTTAATTGGTAAAGCAAAAGAATAATGCGACTAGTAACTATAGAATACTATTAGGCTTTAAAAAATTTCTAAAAACCTAATAGTGTTGTCAAATAATTTTATCTGGATGGGCGTGATAAAGGAGTTTCTGTTATTTGATCTGGATTTTGAAGCATTTTTCCTAATTCTTTCCACCTGCAGGCTGAATAAGTTTCACCTTTAAAGAAAGCAAAAAATCCCCAGGGATCTCTGTGTTTTGAAAGGATTTCAACTTTATCATATCTATTCAAAAAATCTTTAATACTTTCCAATGATTCCTTGTTACTAATCATTTTAGAGAGCTCTAAGAATATTTCGATTTTATCAGTGGCAGTTTTCCCAAAAAATTTTGGCCTTTCTAAATGCTCAAAGACTTCACCAATGCTTTGTTGTAGTATTAGATAGATATCGCGATAAGGGTGTGTATCTCCTTCAAAATGTAGAATTTTTAATTTCTGAGCATTATCTGGGAATTCTTTCAGAGCTTTTTCACTAGCTAGATTTTGGATGGATGTAGATCTATAAGGAAAAAGATAGATTTTATTACTAAGTGTTTTTTCATTATTAATAGAATAGATACAGCAATTAGGGATGACGTTTTCAGTATAAGTTTCAGGAATTTCATAACCCAATTGAGTGTTTTTAGTATTTGTTTGATAAGAAAAAATTTTAAAAAAATTTATAATGTTTTTATCTTTTATTTCTTCTCCATCTTTTCTAAAAAGAACTTTATTATAAATGAATTCTGCATGTTGAATTTCTGGAAATAACTTAAAAAGTTCTTGGGCACGTGTAATTTTATCCATCTGCGTTGGCTTATAGCCTGGATACTGCAATATTCGTGTTTGAGATATATTTTTGACGTTTTCTTCTAAATAGTCTTTTAGTATTGAAAAATCAATTTTTTTGGATTTTTCATGGATACATCTAAATTGCAATTGAAAATTTTTATCCTTTGAATCGGTGACATTTAAAATTTGGATGGATTGATTGTCGAAAATAGCATAAGAATTTTCAGAAAAAATTAAACAAAAATCAGTTTTTGGCATAACCCACCTTATTTATTATACTTATAATAAAACCATATCATACACTATAAGTATCAACAACTTGGAAATTTCTTTATGAAAGGTCTGGTCTGGTTTCGTGAAGATCTACGCTTGCATGATAATACAGCGCTGTATCATGCTGCTCAGCAATGTAAAGATGGGATTCTAGGTATTTATATCATCGATACTCATTTTTGGAAAAA
This window contains:
- a CDS encoding HAD family hydrolase, whose amino-acid sequence is MNNYKLLILDFDGTLCATHNAILFCIKRTYETLHMTIPNHDFIDETIRAGLGMEKSLETLSPDLTQQQIHHLLSTYETIYLAEGEEKSAPFPKTAEVLAKLFAAGYILIVVSNKAVAAVNTALERFQLKQYIVMVIGDTKTLRKKPDPMAYIDFIKPKYANISPRQILMIGDTPADLLFAQNIGADSCWAEYGYGDKKSCLAIHPTYTIKQLTDILAILF
- the djlA gene encoding co-chaperone DjlA, yielding MNIWGKLIGGFFGFLLGGPFGLILGVIIGHLFDRGLNQNQGWTFSSVNPSAAQQVFFDSTFLVMGHIAKLDGRVSEAEIQAARAIMNRLGLTETMRQKAIDLFNQGKQASFNLEETLKKLVQACHRNKVLLKLFVEIQMQTALAEGHLTTDKQRVLQKICQYLGFAPLNFSFFEHLFNFEQAFRQQSSGQRQQGYYQSSHSSHQLNLRDAYAILGISEQASPAEIKKAYRKQMSQHHPDKLLAKGLPEEMIKIATEKTQNIKAAYDRICAAKGI
- a CDS encoding riboflavin synthase subunit alpha; this translates as MYSGITQGLFVVKSLIKRPGLFHYSVALNEELAKDLKIGSSVSIDGVCQTVVAIRGYEVSFDAMQETLAKTTLNELFIGRKVSVERSIGFGDEIGGHELSGHIFETGTIIDKKINGESVCLSIQTSETCFAFIKPKVYIAVDGSSLTVGLTDKKQHSFEVHLIPETLRKTNFGNKNIGDKVNIEPDMKTMLLVETVQHYFSNIDDRLTAIEKKLEHFLTSRH
- the waaA gene encoding lipid IV(A) 3-deoxy-D-manno-octulosonic acid transferase, with the translated sequence MRFLYTIIFYLLLPFILLRLWIKNRQIPNGLQFWHERLGFGLRPFLPGGIWVHAVSVGESLAAIPLIKLLQQRYPVTPIIVTNETKTGAERIRVELGDSVTQLYFPYDLPLVLRRFFKALQPKLLILIETELWPNLLVSCQLYQVPVVLVNARLSERSAKSYRRILPLMHKMLNSINIIAAQFQADADRFIALGFPAEKMRVTGSLKFDLTLPLNLTEQAQHWRKIWGENRPVWIAASTHPGEEELILQAFTEARRFFPDLLLVSIPRHVDRVPQLEQLYNSQTYKIIKRSDHNQSKMSDVDIFIGDTMGELLIFYAAADLAFVGGSLVEKGGQNPLEPAAIGLPILTGPYTFNFATITEQLKLRHVEIQVTNAKELAEQVIALLSDPERRQQMSHEAKKFVAENKGSVLKQMQLIENLLI